One window of Vibrio sinaloensis genomic DNA carries:
- a CDS encoding YjaG family protein, with amino-acid sequence MLQNPLQLRLEKLEPWKQITFMASLCERMYPNYAMFCDSTQFAEARVYRDILDSIWEQLTVKTAKVNFERQLEKLEEIIPTSEDYDFYGVYPAIDACVALSDLLHGLLDRDYLYENMHKVSQQSVMTVAQLEEAQTGEEITNQNQKQNEAVCAEWDVQWAIFRPLREAEERDIELIKDLRAELRDEGVSNIGVSI; translated from the coding sequence ATGCTACAGAACCCTCTTCAGCTTCGTCTAGAGAAGCTCGAACCCTGGAAACAGATTACCTTTATGGCTAGCCTGTGTGAACGTATGTATCCTAACTATGCGATGTTTTGTGATAGCACTCAGTTCGCCGAGGCGCGCGTTTATCGCGACATTCTCGATAGCATTTGGGAGCAACTGACCGTCAAAACCGCCAAAGTGAATTTTGAACGTCAGCTTGAAAAGCTCGAAGAAATCATCCCAACCTCAGAAGATTATGACTTCTATGGTGTTTATCCTGCGATTGATGCTTGTGTGGCGCTGTCGGATCTGTTGCATGGTCTACTGGATAGAGATTACCTGTACGAGAACATGCATAAAGTGAGTCAGCAATCGGTGATGACGGTAGCGCAGCTAGAAGAGGCGCAAACGGGTGAAGAGATTACCAACCAAAACCAGAAGCAGAATGAAGCCGTGTGCGCCGAGTGGGATGTGCAATGGGCTATTTTCCGCCCTCTGCGCGAAGCTGAAGAGCGTGACATTGAACTGATTAAAGATTTACGCGCTGAACTGCGTGATGAAGGTGTGAGTAATATCGGGGTGAGTATCTAG
- a CDS encoding D-2-hydroxyacid dehydrogenase translates to MNNFTHRVYLLTEDNDQYRHLIEQASLPQLAITKQPSEASILLASPPKAAKRIQDFANVEWIQSIYAGVDALIPALNQFDGQLTNVKGIFGQQIAEYVIGYSTSHFRHFNHYRQQQSQAEWSPLPYSSLTDKKVVILGTGSIGAHLAQAVKSLSMQPIGVNRSGIPAKHSPFSAIYHIQELATALAQADIVVNTLPNTAHTQQILNQTSLAACQQALLFNVGRGSAIDELGLLNAIESGAIEHAFLDVFEQEPLSPNHPFWSHPQITVTPHIAALSFPEQVVDIFADNYQRWRDGFGLVNQIDLEKGY, encoded by the coding sequence ATGAACAATTTTACCCACCGAGTCTATCTACTCACCGAAGACAATGACCAATATCGACATCTGATTGAGCAAGCCTCCTTGCCACAGTTGGCGATCACAAAGCAACCTAGCGAGGCCAGCATACTGCTTGCTTCACCTCCCAAAGCGGCAAAGCGAATCCAAGACTTTGCCAATGTCGAGTGGATTCAATCGATTTATGCCGGCGTAGATGCGCTTATTCCCGCTCTGAATCAGTTTGATGGTCAGCTTACGAATGTCAAAGGGATCTTCGGTCAGCAAATCGCCGAGTACGTCATCGGCTATAGCACCTCGCACTTTAGGCACTTTAACCACTACCGACAGCAACAAAGCCAAGCTGAGTGGTCACCGCTCCCCTATTCTTCGTTAACCGATAAAAAAGTGGTGATTCTCGGTACAGGCTCGATTGGCGCTCATCTGGCTCAAGCAGTCAAAAGCCTATCGATGCAACCTATTGGCGTTAATCGCAGCGGTATTCCAGCCAAACACTCGCCGTTTAGCGCCATCTATCATATTCAGGAGTTAGCCACCGCGCTGGCACAGGCCGATATTGTGGTCAACACCCTACCCAATACCGCGCATACTCAGCAGATTCTAAACCAAACCAGCTTAGCCGCGTGCCAGCAAGCCTTGCTGTTTAATGTCGGTCGTGGCAGCGCCATTGATGAATTAGGTCTGCTCAACGCGATAGAAAGTGGTGCAATTGAACACGCGTTTCTCGACGTGTTTGAGCAAGAGCCTCTATCACCCAATCACCCGTTTTGGAGTCACCCGCAGATTACCGTAACACCACACATCGCCGCTCTCAGCTTTCCAGAGCAAGTGGTCGATATCTTTGCGGATAACTACCAGCGCTGGCGTGATGGGTTTGGGTTGGTGAATCAAATTGACCTAGAGAAAGGCTACTAA